The region ATTAAACCGTTTCGCGGCGTGAGGCTTTCGGATAGTTCATCAAGTTTTCTGCGGGCGAAATCAGGCCCGCCGATTTATTCACCAGCATGTCTTGCGGGAAGGCAAGCCCGCCGGCGGCGGTATTTTCCAACAAGGCCAGGGCCATTTGACGAATATGATCGTTGATGAAATAACGGCTCAGCACATCGAGAGGCACATAGATCGCGCCGGCAACCAACCGAATACACTCCGGCGCGCCGCACAAGCAGGCAAACGGCCGGTCCATTTTCCATTCGGTGGAGGGATAAAAGAAACTCAATTCGTCGCCCGGTGCAATGTCACGGCAGGCGAACACCGTGAGCGCGTGCGTGTTCACGGCCACGTTGGGGCGGCAGCTATGATTGAGATAAGCCAGCACTCCCAGCTCTTTGAGATGCTTATTGGGGCCGATCTGAATGGTTTGATAGGTGGGCTTCTTCGTCAGTTTATATTGCTCGATACGATAAACGATCTCACCCGCGTTGATGGGCTCTGTTGCCACCAAGCGCGCACCATAAACACTTGCACCGATTTCGAGCTCAAAACGCTGCACACTCATGTTACCTCTCCTTGTCGATTGTGAATATCGTGAAACAATAAATTCAAGGCGCGGAGCCGCTGCCGTTTCACCGTCATTTTGCAATATCATCACTCGCCCGAACAAGCGGCTTCTCTCAACGCCCAAACAGCACGGCCGTGAAACGCGGCATGAAAGATAATAACAAACTTAATTAGAAATGCTATTAAAAAACCGCGCCGGGGAGAGTTTTATTGCCAAACGGGCACGCCATGCAGTTGCCGCCAATGCCTGCCGGAGCAATCCTAGCGCGCGAATTGAGGGCAACAGCG is a window of Cytophagia bacterium CHB2 DNA encoding:
- a CDS encoding SET domain-containing protein, which gives rise to MILQNDGETAAAPRLEFIVSRYSQSTRRGNMSVQRFELEIGASVYGARLVATEPINAGEIVYRIEQYKLTKKPTYQTIQIGPNKHLKELGVLAYLNHSCRPNVAVNTHALTVFACRDIAPGDELSFFYPSTEWKMDRPFACLCGAPECIRLVAGAIYVPLDVLSRYFINDHIRQMALALLENTAAGGLAFPQDMLVNKSAGLISPAENLMNYPKASRRETV